The Punica granatum isolate Tunisia-2019 unplaced genomic scaffold, ASM765513v2 Contig00424, whole genome shotgun sequence genome includes a region encoding these proteins:
- the LOC116190343 gene encoding GDSL esterase/lipase At5g45670-like, whose product MAFNDTLRILLPFLFLTQCLQNFVRGEPQVPCYFIFGDSLVDSGNNNQLNTQAKANYLPYGVDFPEGFTGRFTNNRTITDIIGQLLGFEDFIPPFANKMEDIIRGVNYASAVSGIRDETGKQQGDRIPLNEQLRNHLITVLRITKIMKSASAARQYLQKCIYVVITGNNDYINNYFVPDIYPTSRLYTPQQFADGLARQYSNQLKDLYFSGARKVAIFGVGLIGLTPEIIGRFGANYSMVNDAAQLFSNKLLPLVNDLNSHLTGAKFTYINTTGITVTSNDSLSLLNTQDTCCPVVQDLGTCVPGSTPCTDRTQYAYFDGFHPTDVVNEGFAGRAYNEKLPSDASPYDISRLARL is encoded by the exons ATGGCTTTCAATGACACACTGAGAATTCTTCTTCCCTTCTTGTTCTTGACTCAGTGTCTCCAGAACTTTGTTCGAGGAGAGCCCCAAGTTCCCTGCTACTTCATCTTCGGAGACTCGCTTGTCGACAGTGGCAACAACAACCAGCTTAACACCCAAGCCAAGGCAAATTACCTGCCTTATGGGGTGGACTTTCCTGAGGGCTTTACTGGGCGGTTCACCAATAATCGCACCATCACTGATATCATAG GCCAACTTTTGGGTTTTGAAGATTTCATACCGCCTTTTGCAAATAAAATGGAAGATATAATAAGAGGAGTGAATTATGCATCAGCTGTGTCGGGGATTCGGGATGAAACCGGGAAGCAACAG GGTGATAGAATACCCTTGAATGAGCAGTTAAGGAACCACCTCATCACAGTATTACGAATCACTAAGATAATGAAGAGTGCATCTGCAGCGAGACAGTACCTCCAAAAATGCATATACGTTGTTATAACTGGAAACAATGACTACATTAATAACTACTTCGTGCCGGATATCTATCCAACCAGCAGATTATACACTCCTCAACAGTTTGCAGACGGGCTTGCCAGGCAGTACTCCAACCAACTCAAG GATCTATATTTCTCTGGAGCAAGAAAGGTGGCCATATTTGGTGTTGGGCTGATAGGGCTAACACCAGAAATTATCGGAAGATTTGGGGCTAACTACTCAATGGTGAACGATGCAGCTCAACTATTCAGCAACAAGCTGCTTCCCCTTGTCAATGACTTGAACAGCCATTTAACCGGTGCCAAGTTCACTTACATAAACACCACTGGAATCACGGTTACAAGCAACGATTCATTAT CTCTCTTGAATACGCAGGATACATGCTGCCCAGTGGTGCAGGATCTCGGCACATGCGTCCCTGGTAGCACTCCTTGCACTGACAGAACACAGTATGCATACTTTGATGGTTTCCATCCTACAGATGTGGTGAATGAAGGCTTCGCAGGAAGAGCATACAATGAGAAGTTACCATCAGATGCTTCGCCGTATGACATTAGTCGACTTGCGCGGCTCTAA